A part of Rhinoderma darwinii isolate aRhiDar2 chromosome 1, aRhiDar2.hap1, whole genome shotgun sequence genomic DNA contains:
- the LOC142648297 gene encoding olfactory receptor 5V1-like — MKANNSHVSGFIILGLSTNPNVETLLFTVFLIIYTVALIGNIIIFTLSSTDSGLNTPMYFFLGFLASLDIFSTSTIVPKMLTGYITNSKAISYYGCVAQLFFFLWLVGTEILLLVVMAYDRYIAIGNPLHYAMIISRSVCIKITIIITFIGLVNSMTHTYCTFRLPYCDDNKINHFFCEIMPLLKLACADTYINEIVVFTADFFFGICCFFVTFISYIFIIKTILKIQTAEGKYKAFSTCGSHLIVVCMYYAAIITTYIRPRSTLSLEKDKIISVLYAVITPTLNPIIYSLRNKEVKEAFRRTVRRLI, encoded by the coding sequence ATGAAAGCCAATAATTCCCATGTTTCTGGATTTATAATTTTAGGTTTATCTACTAATCCAAATGTGGAAACATTGTTGTTCACTGTTTTCTTGATCATTTACACGGTGGCTTTGATTGGTAACATAATTATCTTTACGCTCTCCAGTACTGACTCTGGTCTTAACACACCTATGTACTTCTTTTTGGGATTCTTGGCATCTCTTGACATCTTTTCTACATCAACTATTGTACCTAAGATGCTTACAGGTTACATTACAAATTCTAAGGCCATTTCGTACTATGGATGTGTTGcccagttgttttttttcctttggctTGTTGGTACTGAAATTCTCCTTCTTGTAGTTATGGCCTATGACCGATACATTGCAATTGGCAATCCTTTGCATTATGCTATGATAATAAGTAGATCGGTCTGTATTAAAATTACAATCATTATCACATTTATAGGTTTAGTGAATTCAATGACACATACATATTGCACCTTTCGGCTCCCATACTGTGATGATAACAAGATCAATCATTTTTTCTGTGAGATAATGCCTTTACTGAAACTTGCATGTGCAGACACCTACATAAATGAGATTGTGGTATTTACAGCCGATTTTTTCTTTGGTATTTGTTGTTTTTTCGTAACTTTTATCTCATATATTTTTATAATCAAAACTATTTTAAAGATACAAACTGCTGAAGGCAAATACAAAGCCTTCTCTACTTGTGGCTCACATTTAATTGTTGTATGCATGTATTATGCGGCCATCATTACCACTTACATCCGCCCCCGGTCTACTCTGTCTTTAGAGAAAGATAAAATAATCTCTGTTCTTTACGCTGTAATTACGCCAACATTAAACCCTATAATATATAGCCTGAGGAATAAAGAAGTGAAAGAGGCATTCCGAAGGACTGTCAGAAGACTGATATAG